The Terriglobales bacterium genomic sequence GACATGCTCTCGGTGCCGCCGGCGACGATGACTTCCGCGCCGCCCGAACCGATGCGCTCGGCGGCGAGCGCGATGGATTGCAGCCCCGAGGAGCAGAAGCGGTTGATGGTCATGGCCGAGACTTCGATCGGCAATCCGGCGCGCAGCGAGGCGATGCGGGCCACATTCATTCCCTGCTCGCCCTCGGGCATGGCGCAGCCGAGGATCACGTCTTCGATCTCGCGCGGCTCGAGCTGCGGCACGCGCTCGAGCGCGCCCTTGATGGCGATGGCCGCAAGGTCGTCGGGACGCGTGGCGCGCAGCGTGCCCTTGAATGCTTTGCCGACCGGTGTGCGAACGGAACTGGCGATGACTACGTCACGCATACGACACCTGCTGTTGGCTCTTAGCTGTTAGCTTTTGGCTTGGACCCGAACACGAACAAATGATACGAGCTGCAGCGGCCCACAGGAGCACATTTGCAAGCGCCCTCGCAGCAATGAATATTGGAAACGGAGTTCGCGAAAATGTGGCACTGTGAATACCACCGGTCGCCATGTAAGCGGCAAGAAGGCCAGGCGTCAGTAGCCGCTGCCTGGAAACAATTCCCATAGCGCGAGTCCAACCACGGTTACGGCAACGCCAACCAACAAGGCTGAGATTGCCGGCCTCTGACCATGCTCTAGTTCCTCAGCGTCTTCCCCGTCTTCAACGTGTACTGAATGCGTTCCTGCGTTTTGCGCTCGCCGCAGAGCGATTTGAACGCCTCGCGCTCGAGGTCAAGGATGTACTGCTCGCTCACGGGCGTGCCGGGCGAGACGGCGCCGCCGCAGAGCGCTTCGGCAATCCTGGTCGCGATCTTGACCTCGTGGTCGCTGATGAATTCGCCCTGCCTCATTAGATGGATTCCCAGCTTCATGGTTGCGAGCACGCTTTCGCCGGGCGCGGGGATGTCGGTGCGCGGCTGCGGAGGCTCATAGCCGGCGCGGGCGAGTTCGAGCGCGCGGGCCTTGGCGTCGGAGAGCAGGCGCTCGCGGTTCATGGTGACGCGGTCGGCGCCGGAGAGGAAGCCGAGCGAGCGGGCTTCGGATGCGGACGTTGAGACCTTGGCCATCGCAATGGTTTCAAACACCCGGCGCAGGGCTTCGAACTGCTCAACGGATTCGGACTTGCCGTCGCGGCGGACTTGCGCGGCGCTGTCGAGCGCGCGCAGCAGCATCTCCTTGCAGCCGCCGCCTCCGGGCAGCAGCCCGACACCGGCTTCGACCAGTCCCATGTAGAGCTCGGCGTGCGGCTGGCGCGCGGCGCCGTGCAGGCTGATTTCGCAGCCGCCGCCCAGCGCCATGCCGAAGGGCGCCACGACGACCGGCTTGGGCGAGAACTTGATGGCCTGCGTCATGCCCTGGAAGCTGCGGACCATCATGTCCACTTCGTCCCAGTCTTCTTCCTGCACGGACATGAGCAGCAGCATGACGTTGGCGCCGACGGAGAAGTTGGCAGCGTCGTTGGTGATGACGAACGCGTCGAAGGCGTCGCCGGGGCCGCCGGGCTTGAGCGACTGGGTGACGAGCTGAATGATGTCGCCGCCGAGCGCGTTCATCTTGGAATGAAATTCGAGGCAGGCGACGCCGTCGCCGAGGTCCACCAGCGATGCGCCGGCGTTCTTGCGGACGACCTTCGTTCCGGATTGCTTCGCGATCGCGACCGACCACACGCCGTCGGGCGCGGAAACCGGCTTGCGGGTGAGGCTTGCGAGGTCAAAAAACGTCCGGCCGCTGGGGGCGCTTGGCGCGGGCTCGTACCAGCTCTGCTGGCTGGCGCCGAGGAGGATCTCAGCGTTTTCGGCGACGGGACGTCCTTCGGCGCGCATGCGCGTGACGGTGGCGGAGACGCCGGCGGCGTCCCAGAGCTCGAACGGGCCGAGCTCCCAGTTGAAGCCGAGGCGCATGGCGCGGTCAATCTCGACGACGGTGTCGGAAATTTCCGGAATGCGGTTGGCGGCGTAGGTCCAGAGGTCGGCGAGCGCGGACCAGAGAAAGGCTGATTCTTTGCCCTTGCCGGTCGCGAGCAGCATCTTCAGGCGCTCGGCGGGGTTCTCGACGTTCTTCGCCATGTCGAGCAGGGCGAATTTCGGCTTCTGGCGCGGGCGGTACTCGAGCGTCTTCCAGTCGAGCGCAAGGCGGTCCTGGCCTTCGGGCGCACCCTTCACCCGCTTGTAGAAGCCGACCCCGGTTTTGTCGCCCAGCCACTTGCGGTTGAGCATCTCCTGGACGAAGTCAGGGACTTTCAAATCGCTGCGCTCGTCGCGCGCGTTCTGGGTGAGGTTCTTGACGACGGAGACAAGGACGTCGAGGCCGACAAGGTCGATGGTGCGGAAAGTCGCGGAGCGCGGCCAGCCGACGGCGGGGCCGGTGAGCGCGTCGACCTCTTCGATGGTGAGGTCGAGCTCCTGCATGAGGCGCATCACGTTGAGCACGCTGAAGGTGCCGATGCGGTTGCCGATGAAGTTGGGCGTGTCCTTGGCGGTGACGATGCCCTTGCCCAGCTCGACGTCGCAGAAGCGCGCGACGGCCTCGAGGGCGGCGCGGTCGGAATCGGGCGTGGGAACCAGCTCGAGCAACCGCATGTAGCGCGGCGGATTGAAGAAGTGCGTGCCGAACCAGTGGCGGCGGAAGTCGTCGGAAAAACCCTCCGCGATCTTCGCTACAGGAAGCCCGCTGGTGTTGGTGGTGACGATCGTGCCCGGCTTGCGCACGGCCTCGACTTTGCGCAGCAAGCCGCGCTTGAGGTCGAGATTCTCGACGACGGCTTCGATGATCCAGTCCACGCCGGAAAGCTGGGCGAGGTCGTCTTCGAAGTTGCCGACGCGGACCAGGCGGGCGAGCGAAGGATCGAAAAACGCCGCGGGCTTGGACTTGCGGGCGGCGTCGAGGCCGGCGGCGGCGATCTGGTTGCGGGACTTCGCGTCAGCGTTGGCCGGAACGATATCAAGCAGCAGCGTGGGCACGCCGGCGTTGGCCATGTGGGCGGCGATGCGTGCGCCCATGGTGCCGGCGCCGAGGACTGCGACCTTATGAATGCGCTTCACAGCGGCAGATTGTAACGGGCTTCGCCGTGTGGCGGTGGCAGAGCCGAGGTCGGTCATTGGTCCGCCTCCCGGGCGCGCGACTCCTCAACGGCTGGCCGGAATGAAGGGCGCGCAGCGTATTGATGTGGGGTGAGGATGGCACGCCGCGCGCCGGTAGTAATTGGGAAGAGTGTATTGAATGAATGCTCATTCAGTCAACTATCTTGAGCAAGCCCGCCGCGACGGTCGAGTCGAAGGATCCCTACTTCGACCCAGCAGCCGAGGTCGAGCAGGGATGCTTCGACTCCGGCCCGCTTGGGGCGGGCCTCGGCTCAGCATGACGCTCTGAAGGGGCTGCAGAACGTAGAGACATAGCTTGCTAGTCTCCTGTGTGGGTATTGTCGTCATCCTGAGCGAGCGCGAAGCGCGAGTCGAAGGATCCCTACTTCGACCCAGCAGCCGAGGTCGAGCAGGGATGCTTCGACTCCGGCCCGCTGGGGCGGGCCTCCGCTCACATGACGCTCTGAAGGGTTGCGTTACGAAGGATGGAAGGACCCAAACCGACCGCCGTGGCGCGCGGCGTCGCA encodes the following:
- a CDS encoding 3-hydroxyacyl-CoA dehydrogenase NAD-binding domain-containing protein, translated to MKRIHKVAVLGAGTMGARIAAHMANAGVPTLLLDIVPANADAKSRNQIAAAGLDAARKSKPAAFFDPSLARLVRVGNFEDDLAQLSGVDWIIEAVVENLDLKRGLLRKVEAVRKPGTIVTTNTSGLPVAKIAEGFSDDFRRHWFGTHFFNPPRYMRLLELVPTPDSDRAALEAVARFCDVELGKGIVTAKDTPNFIGNRIGTFSVLNVMRLMQELDLTIEEVDALTGPAVGWPRSATFRTIDLVGLDVLVSVVKNLTQNARDERSDLKVPDFVQEMLNRKWLGDKTGVGFYKRVKGAPEGQDRLALDWKTLEYRPRQKPKFALLDMAKNVENPAERLKMLLATGKGKESAFLWSALADLWTYAANRIPEISDTVVEIDRAMRLGFNWELGPFELWDAAGVSATVTRMRAEGRPVAENAEILLGASQQSWYEPAPSAPSGRTFFDLASLTRKPVSAPDGVWSVAIAKQSGTKVVRKNAGASLVDLGDGVACLEFHSKMNALGGDIIQLVTQSLKPGGPGDAFDAFVITNDAANFSVGANVMLLLMSVQEEDWDEVDMMVRSFQGMTQAIKFSPKPVVVAPFGMALGGGCEISLHGAARQPHAELYMGLVEAGVGLLPGGGGCKEMLLRALDSAAQVRRDGKSESVEQFEALRRVFETIAMAKVSTSASEARSLGFLSGADRVTMNRERLLSDAKARALELARAGYEPPQPRTDIPAPGESVLATMKLGIHLMRQGEFISDHEVKIATRIAEALCGGAVSPGTPVSEQYILDLEREAFKSLCGERKTQERIQYTLKTGKTLRN